A single Tachypleus tridentatus isolate NWPU-2018 chromosome 9, ASM421037v1, whole genome shotgun sequence DNA region contains:
- the LOC143226404 gene encoding uncharacterized protein LOC143226404: MLESSPKQHSRRETGSLLTTTTSVEHVAKEKLLENDAPIDLSKKSASPTWKNKDTQGSSEKTNCQKSIENDWIEKWQKIAGGVIPPMFSSYLRFAEDSPRTHCTTLNNSDKLSHDSRSASFLFPVGTLNSCPLVCDPFGNTFVLAVHPDEEHIVPVPIGSPLSNGIKLPQTNLSDAIPVSDKVLSKYLENTSDEKVDQSSKRSKLKRFSRSSNDDDDDESEQEENTCPEKNDQREKLKGKDIQLGCNESKDKSFLYSKEKCYATREVSQECCDVVEDLRVSKDTNRLEYLAGVKPQLKNSHFFGNLKNSVSCSVLSEKSPGVDHFWRERSRTNSESTAFRKHPFRSVVEDVEDKNVNSNQTLKRKASKSESEFDHLNLKRHKITLKKSKSVDMNSIDSKRNDQNLFAIDLEHYKSKAYFPLMRSFSSAQSLATVSIDASESRNQEKTFFQQLRHIYPLSFPWNIYEYYSKLIQTCQDSDVFTQLAARNIRTSDVAVKTPSPKSSPSFDKTASHENNRIVNDSQSDTLSVNVKKRVPRTLTGKHVRYGTGASLSTLQTLREKIHERQKAKEHTVLNEKLFSSESNKKKSNTKQPIKSDRSSKTKTKKLENMNLI; encoded by the coding sequence ATGCTTGAGAGTTCTCCCAAACAACATAGCAGACGTGAAACAGGGTCTCTTTTAACCACAACAACAAGCGTTGAACATGTAGCAAAAGAAAAACTGTTGGAAAATGATGCACCCATTGATCTTAGTAAGAAGTCCGCTTCTCCTACATGGAAGAACAAAGACACGCAAGGATCTTCAGAAAAAACCAACTGCcaaaaaagtattgaaaatgaCTGGATCGAAAAATGGCAGAAAATTGCAGGTGGTGTGATTCCTCCGATGTTTTCCTCCTATCTTCGTTTTGCCGAAGATTCACCAAGAACCCActgtacaacattaaataattctgataaattaTCCCATGATTCTAGAAGTGCTTCATTTCTTTTTCCCGTGGGGACACTAAATTCCTGTCCCTTGGTTTGTGATCCTTTTGGAAATACTTTTGTTTTGGCAGTTCATCCAGATGAAGAACATATTGTTCCTGTGCCCATTGGTAGTCCTTTAAGTAATGGAATAAAACTTCCTCAAACCAATCTCAGTGATGCAATACCTGTAAGTGACAAAGTTTTGTCAAAATACTTAGAAAATACTTCTGATGAAAAGGTTGATCAAAGCAGCAAGAGGAGTAAACTTAAAAGGTTTTCCAGATCatctaatgatgatgatgatgatgaatcagaacaggaagaaaacacatGTCCTGAGAAAAATGACCAAAGAGAGAAACTAAAAGGTAAAGACATTCAATTGGGATGTAACGAATCTAAGGATAAGAGTTTTTTATATTCTAAAGAGAAGTGTTATGCAACGAGAGAAGTGTCTCAAGAATGCTGTGATGTGGTCGAAGATTTACGAGTGTCTAAGGATACGAACCGTCTCGAATACCTTGCAGGAGTAAAACCGCAGTTAAAAAATTCTCATTTCTTTGGGAATTTGAAGAATTCTGTCAGCTGCTCTGTTCTCTCTGAGAAAAGTCCTGGAGTTGATCATTTTTGGCGTGAACGCTCCAGAACCAACTCTGAAAGTACTGCATTTCGTAAGCATCCTTTCAGAAGTGTTGTTGAAGATGTAGAAGACAAGAATGTAAATAGTAACCAAACGTTAAAAAGAAAAGCATCTAAATCGGAAAGCGAGTTTGATCACTTAAATCTAAAGAGGCATAAAATAACCCTAAAAAAATCCAAATCGGTGGATATGAATTCAATAGACTCAAAGAGAAATGATCAAAATTTGTTTGCAATAGACTTAGAACATTACAAATCAAAAGCTTATTTTCCACTAATGCGTTCATTTTCTTCCGCTCAAAGCTTGGCTACTGTTAGTATTGACGCGTCTGAATCTCGAAACCAAGAGAAAACGTTCTTTCAGCAACTTCGTCACATTTATCCTCTCTCTTTTCCATGGAACATCTATGAGTACTATAGTAAACTCATACAAACGTGTCAAGACTCGGATGTATTTACACAGCTGGCAGCTAGAAATATCAGAACGTCAGATGTCGCTGTTAAGACACCTTCCCCTAAATCCTCTCCAAGCTTTGACAAAACTGCTTCTCATGAAAACAACAGAATCGTAAATGACAGCCAAAGCGACACTTTGAGTGTAAATGTAAAAAAGCGAGTACCTCGAACACTAACTGGTAAGCACGTGCGATATGGAACTGGTGCAAGTCTTTCCACCTTACAAACTCTCCGTGAAAAAATCCATGAGCGACAAAAAGCCAAAGAACATACGGTGCTGAATGAGAAATTGTTTTCCTCTGAAAGTAACAAGAAGAAATCAAACACCAAGCAGCCAATAAAGAGTGACCGTAGTTCTAAAACTAAGACCAAAAAACTGGAAAATATGAACCTTAtataa